From Heptranchias perlo isolate sHepPer1 unplaced genomic scaffold, sHepPer1.hap1 HAP1_SCAFFOLD_1565, whole genome shotgun sequence:
CATCTCTGCTCAATGTATAAAGAAGATTGATTTCAGTGCTGCTGAATCATTTCTATTAGTTCAAACTATTTATTGTGCCAAAATTATGCCCAAATATATCAGGTTGGTGCTCAACAGCAGGGCTTTGAAGACGTCTACTCTTCTTAaactttttgctgtttgtgggaccttgctgtgctcaaattagctgctgcgtttcctacattacaacagtgactacacttcaaaagaacttcattggctggaaagcactttgggacgtccggaggtcatgaaaggcacaatataaatataGCTtcatgcaagtcttttctttttcctttttaagtacggAATAAAGCACTGTACGTGTACCTGCATAGAACACTGTACGTGTACCTGCATAGAGCACTGTACGTGTACCTGCATAGAGCACTGTACGTGTACCTGCATAGAGCACTGTACGTGTACCTCATAGAACACTGTACGTGTACCTGCATAGAGCACTGTACGTGTACCTGCATAGAGCACTGTACGTGTACCTCATAGAACACTGTACGTGTACCTCATAGAACACTGTACGTGTACCTGCATAGAGCACTGTACGTGTACCTGCATAGAGCACTGTACGTGTACCTGCATAGAGCACTGTACGTGTACCTGCATAGAACACTGTACGTGTACCTGCATAGAACACTGTACGTGTACCTGCATAGAGCACTGTACGTGTACCTGCATAGAGCACTGTACGTGTACCTGCATAGAGCACTGTACGTGTACCTGCATAGAGCACTGTACGTGTACCTGCATAGAGCACTGTACGTGTACCTGCATAGAGCACTGTACGTGTACCTGCATAGAGCACTGTACGTGTACCTGCATAGAGCACTGTACGTGTACCTGCATAGAACACTGTACGTGTACCTGCATAGAGCACTGTACGTGTACCTCATAGAGCACTGTACGTGTACCTGCATAGAGCACTGTACGTGTACCTCATAGAACACTGTACGTGTACCTGCATAGAGCACTGTACGTGTACCTCATAGAACACTGTACGTGTACCTGCATAGAACACTGTACGTGTACCTGCATAGAACACTGTACAGGAACCTGCATAGAACACTGTACAGGAACCTGCATAGAGCAGCAACCTGCGCATTTACATCTAATGGGCCAGCCCCGTGGATGACTGTATTTGATGCGTTGCACTATAAAGTGATGCTCTGTGCTCAACATTTAGTTGTTAAGACAATTTGTAACAGTTTAGTCTTGCTTTGTAACTTTATAATATGTTTTACTTTCCCCAAAGGAAAACAGACTGTGCCAGTGGCAGCCATTTTATAAATGCATCCAAGTATTTTTCCTAGGATTCACTGGAGCTCTTTAATGCTATTGGATTTAGAAGTGGTGTGGTTGGTTATTTAAGGAGAGTCTGGCTGTGTTGCACAAGGCGTGCATTAAATCTTAGGAAATTCTGAAAAATGACTGCCAAAATTGGAGACTGTTTTTCAGTTACCTTCGATTCTTTTAACTTCCATCTGTTTGAGATTGTCAGCTCTACACAGCATAGCTTGTCTAAGAGACAGGGGTGAGATCTGATTCCCAACCACTGAATCTGCAGCTAGGCTCCAACATGTGCCACCCATATCAGTAGTCACTTTTTATAAACTCATTTTAGAAAGTGAGCCAACACAGCACTACAAGGTAAAATCTTCACAACTTGTTGACTAACATAGGATGGCTGAAAACTAAGATGGGACTGCTCCTTGAAGTAAGACTGGTCTACACTAAGCCAGTGTGTAAAATAAACACAAATGTATGAAGGGGGACAATATTCTGAGCACACATTAATGGGGAGATCTCGCCCACCACCCCTGCACGTCGAAAGATCACAGCTCTAATATTGGGTTCACTGAAATCAGTTCCTACCATTGGTGTGTGCTGACAGTGGTGGAGGATTCCTCCTCAATGGGGCATACTCTCAACATTACCGAGTAAAATCTTCTAGAGTCGAAAACAAAAATTGATTTGGAAAAATGCTCGTTAAACAGTAAGTAGGAGGTCCTCCCCCGATGGCTCGGCTGATTAAGACAATGCATCAATGAGCTTTACAGATCATGAAGGCCAAGCTTCTGTTCCTGGTATTTACTGAATTATCTGATCTCGGGTTATGGTCCTACAATTGACGGTGCCCCTGGAATTTGGAGGGGAAAATTGAGCAGAGTTCTGCCTCTGACTGTCATCTAGTGACAGCTGCTGAAAGCGCAGGTATTTTTGGGTGAGCACATGAATCAGGCTCGGCTGCAGTGCCCTCTCATGGTTAAGTAGCACGCTAAGAGTCAATCTCGAGGCTCATACATGTAGAATGGCCACTTCGGTGTGGTACCAGTAGCTGTGTATTAATACTACAGCAAAGAGTCGATACCTTCACCAGAGTGGCACCAGAGGGTGGTGACTCTAGTAAGGTATGGGTGAGGCATTATATCCTATGCCCTCATAGTttgaaaataaagtttaaaaaatagTGGCAACTCACGATGGTCCAGAGCGGAGGGAGAGAGGTTTGTTTTCTGCCCCtcctccattcccctttctgctTGGTTTCCAATCTCAAGACCTGCTGCTCTGCAGAGTTACTGTTCATTTCACAGAGACCTAATACCTGTCAGCTTTCTCCTTACCTACACTAAGAGGATTGTTATTAAGGATCCGGAAAAGAAATGGTCAGAGTATTTCAAGCATTTGCAAGTGCAAGAGCTAAGAAGCGTGATTTTAATGTTCTGAGCCGAACATATTGACATTGAAAATCCTATTATAGAAAATGAGCTTCACCTCGCCATAAATCTGAATCTTCTCCACTTGTTCTGTAGACCAGATAACAATACACTGTATAACAGAGATTACAGATATTGTGGCTTACTGTCAAATGGAATAAACTGCTTTCATTGCCAGAAAGAAAAGTTCATGTTAAATATACATAGATATAAATGATTAATTTTACCATTAGACGGAAACAGATTAATCTAAAATGATGCAatgattataatttttttttacaggacTAGGGGACGTTAGTTAGGCTGATACCCCAGTGATGGGGAAATAATGGGGAAGAGGTTCTgcctgcctgttctggtggacattaaggaagagcagagagttctcccggtgtcctggccaacattcctttctcGGCTAAAACCACCGAAACACAGGTGAACTGGCTGTTCATCTTGCTGTTGTTTGTGGGGTGTCGCTGGTACAGAATGGTTGTTACATTTGCTGACATAACAACAGttaccgcacttcaaaagtaattcattttgtaaagcattttgagacgTGCTGTATCAATGCAAATATTATCTATTTCCAACAGTTATATTCTGCATTGTTCTGACCAGATGACACAATGGCAGGAAGTCTTTTTTAGTTCACTGGTAGCGACAATAAAAGTTGTAGTTTACTCCTCTGTCCAGCGGAGGCTACCACTAGCGGAGGAGAAAGGCAGAGTCTGGAATATCTGTGTACATCTGGACAGGTCAGAGCTTGTAATGACCACAAATGGTCTTTTTTTGAAAGTTCCAAAGTTTAGTTCAGACTCACAAAAAAGGACTGtttttttgggggaagagggaCACTAGGTGCAGTTGGTCCTTTCATctgtgatttggatttgaatctaGCCCACACTGATGGACAGCAATGTTGCCAACTGTGCCATGTGAGTGTGAGACATCCAACCTGTTCTCCTCTGTTGCCTTTAGGTCCTCGTTTGACAGGTTTGGAGTGTATGGAAGGAATGGCTGCTGGATTATATGAAGAACTATTTGCCATTATCATCATGCTCATCAACAGGTAAAAGTTGGATAGACTTGTGTCATGTAAATAATTTCACACTAACTGACGGGAAGAGCTTGCTCATAGACCATGTTCAATGTACATGAAGTTAGTGATGGCAGTTTCTCAGTTTAGATAAACTGGTCAACATATCTAGGGGTGGTGGGTGAGTGGGGATTATTTTAGTCTCTTTACATGTGGCCAAAGGATTTAGGTGCCAACTTTCTGATTGTAAACTAAGTCTGGATTGGTGAATGTATCAGATATTGAGACATTCCAGAAGATCTCATGACTAACCTTTGCTCCTCACTACTGACCATGGTCAAAAGAGGAGATGGGAGACAATACATTTGAGAGATTGCTCAACAAGAAAAACAGAAGTAATATTGACTAGTATTGTTGCTTTATAACCATTTGAAATGTTAATGTGTCAGAGAATGGTTTATTTACTGCATCTTGACATTTTTTAGTGAAAATTCCTGCCATTCTACTTTGTCGATTCATTTTCAGAATTGACTAATCTTGATGCTCTCTGTCAGCATGTTATCAAATCAGTCAGTTGTTAAAACAACAACATTAGTCAACGATaatttttcctctctctttccAATTGAGCCTCTTTCTTTCATGTCTTCACTTGGCCACGAGGCCTTGCTGGTCAAAGTGGAAGGAAAGCTGATCCCAGCTCTGCTCTGAAACTGGATGCAGAGGAATGCACAATAACAGTGCAGTGATTGCTATCCTTCTGATTTTCTGTCCACTCTTTGTTTCTTTCCTGCCACATCTTCTCTGTCATCGCTTTTCAGTTTGGCACCATGTGATATAGCGGCAGAACTCAGGTTAGTTGCTTTCATCCTCTTTATTCTtcacagtggctacacttctacAACAGTCCACAGTGTGGCTTAACACTGGCTTTTCAATATACATCAAACATATGATTCTGAGACGAGGTAGCTGGCAAACTCAAAGACTCAGCTTTCATTGACTGCTAAATTAAGCGAATTATTCCAATTATTATTTAATGATCATTATGGACTGTGCAACTCCTCACAATGCAGGCTGAGATCGGAAACTCGCTGTGCGCCGGATCAAAGATACAAATCTGCTTCCTACCATACTGATTTAGCAGCACAGTGAGTGACAGAATGGTCATTGCAGTCACTGAAACTTCTGTGAAATGTAATGTGGGCGTATGAACTTCTCATACTGTCtccacttgaactgtgaaaaaaCCATGGGTAAAGTTATAGATTTTGTTGCTCCAAACATTGGTTTATTCTGGAGACAGCATTTTGGGCTGTATAACAACAGGGTGAAATGTAATTCTTGCCAAAGGTGGTGGGACCACCTTGAGGTGATGAATTGAGAGTATGGCACAATAATAAAGCTTATCGGCTTAATTGTCATTTGTTTTTATTGTGGTGTTTAGGTATGAATCCAACAAATAAGCCTGGTGACAGCActagttgggggaggggaggtttaAAATTTTGCCCCTCAACTCCTTATGCAGTAAGTGCTGCTAAGTTATATTAAGAGGTGCTCGAGAGAAGGTGAGAAGCTTCACAATCAGATGGGGAGTGAACACTTTCTGCACCTAGTGACCAGATGACAAGTGCCATTGACTGTGGATTGGGGGGATATACCTCATAAGCCTCCTGATTTACCTGAGAGGATCTTGGATCATTTCTGCTGATCCCCTGACCCCAATATGGCAGCTGACTGCTTTGCCCCAATGTCCTGTAGTGCACTGGGGAAGTTTGCCTACAACATCGAGAGTTGGCACAGGTGAAGCAGGATCCACCTGGGAGATTTGGTCAGATGGGGACTGGAGTGTGGCATGGAACAAGTATAtaaaagaaggggaaaaaaataacttAATTAAAACAGATGTAAAAAAAACATAGTGTCAATTTTCCAACACCTTTGGCAGGAAAACAAAGTTAAACCTTTTCCTGCCATAAAATATTGGCGTCAGTGACTGGAAGACGGGGAGACACGTGTTGAATCTACCAGTAACCAGACATAGAAAAAACTGGTGCAATAATGATGATTTGCAGGCTTTATAAATATGATTTGAGTATAGTATTAAATTAACTAGTGACTACTAATGGCAGAATGTCACTCCTACACCAGATTTCCTTCTCTGTCGCTTACACAAATTGGACATCGTTGATCCTTGCTATAAAGTCTAATTCGAAATTCAGCTTTCTATTGGGTGCTTGGACACATAGAGGAGCAGCTTCTACTCATGAAATGACACTCGCTTCTGCGCTTATGTTCCTCAGGTCAGTTTCCTCCCAGCAGTTGTCACTGACGTCAATCATGGTGGTGGACACGCCCGGCTTTCAGAATCCACGGCATGAAAACGAAGACCGAGCAGCCACGTTCGAAGAGCTCTGTCACAACTACGTGCATGAGAGGCTACAGGTGCTTTTCCATGAGAGAACCTTTGTGTCTCAGCTGGATAGATACAAGGAGGTGAAGTCactatatttacatttttttttatctgtTTTGGTGAATCTTGAAAGATCTGCTGGAAGCCTCAGGTCTTAGCAAACTGGCTAGATTTCTATGGAATGCCTTGGATTTTTGCTGTTCTTAATCTTTTTCAATGACTTGGATACAGGTAACGTAAGTAGAACACTGAGGTTTGCCAGTAGCACAAAGTTATGCTAGAAAGCAGGAAGTTCTGAGGAGTTGAGATCCCAAAGAGGGGACTGCCTGCGGGTATATAAGACCTAAACAATATGGAAGAGATAAATCTGGGACACTATTTCAAGACAAGTTATGACAGTAGGGCAAGGTTTTTTAATTACACCTCCATcctgcactttgggacatttttctacactaAAGGCGTTCTATAAATGCAGATTCTTCTTTTCCATCAAACTGGTGAATTGCAAACtatgcatccatgcatattaaaagaagttagggaaaagatagcagaggcgctattatatatatatatataaaaattcattagaaaagggaatagtgccagaggaccggcggacagctaatgtgatgcctatatttaaaaagggagatagaaactgtccagggaactatagaccaatttgcttaacgtcggtggtaggaaagataatggaatccttactcaaagatgtaatagaaaaacatctagaaaccgaaaatataataaagaatagtcaggacggatttcaaaagggaaagtcatgcttgaccaaacttattgaattctttgaagaagtaacagaaaggttagacaagggtaatgtagtagatgtaatatacttggttttcaaaaggcctttgatgagATAGACtcctgactaaggtcagagcatttggagtcaagggacaaatagcagaatggatagcaagttggctacaaaacagaaaacacagggtaggggttaaaggtagttactcaggctggcaataggtgtgaagtggtgttccacaaggatcggtgctgggaccactgttgtttaccattCACATAAACAATTTGTACTTGGGAAATGGaagtacaatttccaaatttgcggacaacaccaaattggggggaatagttaataccgaggaggactgcaacaaaatacaggaagacattaataaatttgcagaatgggcgtgtaattggcaaatgaatttcaatatagacaagtgtgaggtattataatttggtaggaagaataagggggccacatactgcttggatgataagtctaaatgggatagaggagcagagggatctctgggtacagatacacaaatcactaaaagtagcgacgcaggttaataaggccataaaaaaaagcaaaccaagcactgggattcatttctagagggatagaattgaaaagcagagaagttatgttaaacttgtatagaaccttggttagacgtgtttggaatattgtgaacagttctggtctccgtattataaaaggatatagaggcactggagaaggtacaaaaaagatctactaggatgataccagaactgaaaggatatacttataaggaaaggttgaacaggctggggctcttttctctagaaaagagaaggctgaggggtgacctgatacattaagcttataaaagggtttgatagggtagacgtagagaagatgtttccacttgtgggggagaccagaaccaggggccatgaatataagatagtcactaataaatccaatagggaattcaggagaaacttctttacccagagagtggttagaatgtggaactcgctaccacaaggaggagttgaggtgactagcataaatgcatttaaggcgaagctggataaacatatgggggagaaaggaatagaaggatgtgctgataggattagatgaagtagggagagaggaggctcatgtggagcataaacaacagcatagacctgttgggccgaatggcctgttctgtttctgtgctgtacattctatgtaattctatgtaaggacTGGTGCTAGGAAGTTGTCCTTTGCACAAAGAGGGATCAATATTTGGAATGGACTCTgggtagggtagtggaggcaaaacccCTCGAATTATTTAAGAACAGTTAGATGCTGTGGTGGATAACTGTAGGTTGTTGTAGATGGATGAGCTAACATGGGCTGTCTTGCGAGCTTGTGACTTATGGCCATTTAGTAATTAGGCAGGTAAATAGTAAATTATAGATAATATTGAGAATTGTATTTCATTTGTTGAGGTCACACATAGAGTATTGTTGCTCAGTTGGATCGTTGTACTTACAGTCTGATAGGTGTGGCAGATGGAGTCAGTTGATACCTCATTTATTGATAGTGTGAATTGATGGCAGGGAGGGCAAAGGTAGGATGGGTGGAGAGGCcggaaaggtagagagagaggaatcaTGCACGTGGGGAGATCATAAAAATATCTTCCGAGGGACACAAAATTAGAGCCTTATGGAGCGGGATTGGATCTTGGGGATGGAGCAGAAAGGAAGTCAAAGGCTGCTGAGAAAGGGGAGGCCTGTCGAGGCAAAAATTGGTGAACGCATGGTAAGATGTAATGGGTAACTATACCGGTAAATTCTAGATTCTACGTGTTCAGCATGTTATAAATGTTATTGGTAGGGTCAAATGATAGGCAGCCAAGGTCACATATGGCTGTTGGTTGCTTCCCTCACATGTCAATATTTAAGTGAATCACTTGATTATTTGAACCAATTAGAAAACTGTGACATTTTTTTGTGCTATGGACACTTGTAAAATTTGATGTGCCAAATGATAGACTTTTAATTATACCTAATAATGGATACAGCTATTAAAAAGAAATCATCTGTCAAGTTTATAACATTTTATGACTTAAGACATTTGTAGAACTTTAAACAGAATAGGTACTTATTAAATTAACGGTTTTAATCTTGCTCAACAGGAAAAAATTCAGGTAACATTTGACACAGCAGAAACCTCTCCAGCATCTACGGTGTCAGTCATCGATCAAACTTCAAATCAGGTAAGGAAAGTAGAGACTTTCCAATGGGTTTTGTAGGATCTGGGAACATTAATCTTGAACATTTGTGACTCCTGGTACTCAAATGATTAGAGATATCTAGAGGGCCGGACAGGCTGATCCATCTCTGTGACAGGAATCAATGCAGCAGCCGTGAGGTGCCAAGGTATTAAGGGTAAGTTCATACCCTCCAACTCTGTCTATAGTTTTTACCTTCAACTTGATCAGAGCCAGTCTAATTGCGACATAATAACAGCTTACATACGTCCTCACATAAAAAAAGAAACTGCCCCAGAGCATTTAACAATGGACAAAAAGCAGGAAAGAAAGCAGATAAATACTGGGTGGGATGTTGGAGAGACAAATGGGAGGGTCAAAGGGAAGTTGAGTAGGAATTTTAGGAGATTCttgaaggtggggagggagggaggagggaggtagCAAGGCAATGTAGTTtgtggaggaaattccagaggacAGGAGCATAGTGACTGAAAGATTAGCTTCTGATGGTGGAGCGGGGAGCAAGCAGTGATCTGGATCATAGGGATAAAGGGTGTGGACAGGGAATTGCAGCTCAGGAGGATTGTTGAGAAAGGGCGAACACCCCTGGAGTTATTTAGAGAGGAATAGCATTTAAAGCAATAAGAtttcaaagaaaaaggaaaatTATGACCCCTGCTCAGGACACCTTTATGTATTAAAATCAGCTGTTGACTTTCGTCTGCTTTTGAATTTCTTTTGAAAGAGTAATCTATATGAAGAAGACGACCAGCAGAAGCAGTTGGTTGTCCGGGTGATTTAAATGTCTTTGGTGGGAAGGATTCACGCTCCGTTCCTTGTTGATGTCAtgacagtcagaaacgggagaatttataatggggaacagggaaatggcagagcaattaaacaaatactttggttctgtcttcacggaagaggac
This genomic window contains:
- the LOC137309270 gene encoding unconventional myosin-XVIIIb-like; amino-acid sequence: GRKQFMKFEWAQNAASVLGCELEELSTSVFKHHLKQIIQQATNRFNSEDTADSTTGPRLTGLECMEGMAAGLYEELFAIIIMLINRSVSSQQLSLTSIMVVDTPGFQNPRHENEDRAATFEELCHNYVHERLQVLFHERTFVSQLDRYKEEKIQVTFDTAETSPASTVSVIDQTSNQSNLYEEDDQQKQLVVRVI